The Candidatus Kryptonium sp. genome contains a region encoding:
- a CDS encoding PEGA domain-containing protein — protein sequence MKILIFLFFTIQLVLSQEKYGFVNINTEPNGAFVYIDSELVGRTPIVNLKIKVGTYTLKIKNPELSDWLEQDITQKIEIKENDTLNLSLTFEKFIKISSNPFSADIFLGDSVIGTTPAILKLKNLLGKTLKITKKGYKDAEVFVDGKTQKIEVNLTPQNGIETELRTEPKDKLKTVIPIAGASVASGVISVYFKSKADKLYDEYLKTGDISKLNAVRTYDKIAGLTLIIFELTTAIAVYILLKD from the coding sequence ATGAAAATTTTAATCTTTCTTTTCTTCACAATTCAACTCGTTTTATCACAAGAGAAGTATGGCTTTGTAAATATAAATACTGAACCAAACGGGGCTTTTGTTTATATTGACTCTGAACTCGTTGGACGAACCCCAATTGTGAATTTAAAAATCAAAGTTGGCACATATACACTTAAAATTAAGAATCCGGAATTATCCGATTGGCTTGAGCAGGATATAACTCAAAAAATTGAAATCAAAGAAAACGATACTTTAAATCTTTCATTGACATTTGAAAAATTCATCAAGATCAGCTCAAATCCCTTTTCAGCGGACATTTTCCTTGGAGATTCAGTCATTGGAACGACGCCAGCAATTTTAAAACTTAAAAATCTACTCGGCAAAACTTTAAAAATTACAAAGAAAGGTTATAAAGATGCCGAAGTTTTTGTAGATGGTAAAACACAAAAAATTGAGGTTAATCTCACGCCACAAAATGGAATAGAAACCGAACTTAGAACCGAGCCAAAGGATAAATTGAAAACCGTAATTCCAATAGCTGGAGCAAGCGTAGCAAGTGGAGTTATTTCGGTATATTTTAAATCAAAAGCTGATAAACTATATGATGAGTATTTAAAAACCGGCGATATTAGTAAGTTAAACGCTGTAAGAACTTACGATAAAATCGCTGGACTTACACTCATAATTTTTGAACTGACCACTGCAATCGCAGTTTATATATTGTTGAAAGATTAA
- a CDS encoding PQQ-binding-like beta-propeller repeat protein: MRKISFLLLIFASCASFKLEKSIVTREFDWIQYGNSPQNLNVSYFNIAPPFQLAWKYNAGAGFSYSPIVIADGILFVATLAGEVQVIDIETGKKIGSIESESSISATPVIYKNRLILPSAHGKNTLELIDINLGKTIWREKIGGIESSPLLVNDNIIIATIDGSVINYRIKHDILEKLWEYKVQKPIRSTPASDGKNVFFACDDGNVYCLDLETGKLLWKFDSKSSVFAPISVSEGKIFFGTLNGSFYALNSKKGDVEWKFQTNSKIYSGSAIKDSMIFFGTASGKLYALNKKTGNMLWNFKAKSVINSSPLVSDDVVFFGSLDKNIYAVDIKNGKLLWNYETGGRIKSTPVVWKNYLFVVSEDRFIYAFKTKQMNQE; this comes from the coding sequence ATGAGAAAAATCTCTTTTCTACTATTAATCTTTGCTTCGTGTGCATCTTTTAAACTTGAGAAAAGTATAGTGACGAGGGAATTTGATTGGATTCAGTATGGCAATTCACCGCAGAATTTGAATGTTTCTTACTTTAACATTGCACCTCCGTTCCAACTTGCTTGGAAATATAACGCAGGCGCTGGATTTTCATATAGCCCCATTGTGATTGCTGATGGAATTTTATTCGTCGCAACGCTTGCTGGAGAAGTTCAGGTAATTGATATTGAAACCGGCAAAAAAATCGGCTCCATTGAATCCGAATCTTCAATATCGGCAACACCAGTGATTTATAAAAATAGATTAATACTTCCAAGTGCACATGGAAAAAATACGCTTGAATTAATTGACATAAATCTCGGCAAAACTATATGGCGTGAAAAAATTGGCGGTATTGAATCATCCCCTCTGCTTGTTAATGACAACATAATCATTGCTACAATTGATGGTTCCGTGATAAACTACCGAATAAAGCATGACATACTTGAAAAATTGTGGGAATATAAAGTTCAAAAACCGATCCGTTCAACTCCTGCTTCAGATGGAAAAAATGTATTCTTTGCTTGCGATGATGGAAATGTTTATTGCCTTGATCTTGAAACTGGAAAATTGCTTTGGAAATTTGATTCTAAATCTTCCGTATTCGCACCTATTTCTGTCTCAGAAGGAAAAATCTTTTTTGGAACATTGAACGGTTCATTTTACGCTTTGAATTCAAAAAAAGGCGATGTTGAATGGAAATTTCAAACTAATTCAAAAATTTACAGTGGCTCTGCGATCAAGGACTCAATGATATTTTTCGGGACAGCTTCAGGAAAACTTTACGCATTGAACAAGAAAACTGGAAATATGCTCTGGAACTTCAAAGCAAAAAGTGTGATAAATTCATCACCGCTCGTTTCAGACGATGTCGTTTTCTTCGGTTCACTTGATAAAAATATCTACGCAGTTGACATTAAAAATGGAAAACTGCTCTGGAATTATGAAACAGGCGGGAGGATAAAATCAACGCCCGTCGTCTGGAAAAATTACTTATTCGTTGTCTCCGAGGACAGGTTCATCTATGCCTTTAAAACAAAACAAATGAATCAAGAATGA